Proteins encoded in a region of the Chryseobacterium piperi genome:
- a CDS encoding helix-turn-helix domain-containing protein produces MDKNFPQKFNSLSELHKVFGLQKPLHPLVSFINIKDITLSQDELAPTIILNFYKIAFKTDLCSQARYGQNYYDFGEGGLVFTAPNQIFESPNNKANSGYILFFHPDFILANPLAKKIKKYGFFSYAANEALHLSEKEKETILSVFTIIEEELNNRIDDFSQDVMIAQIELLLSYSNRFYKRQFITRKAVNHNLLEKFEEILDHYFNTSTLLEQGIPTVHFLAEKLNLSPSYLSDLMRSLTGQSTQQHIHHKLNDLAKEKLSTTQLSISEIAYELGFEHPQSFSKFFKKMTKKTPLEFRESFNQYFS; encoded by the coding sequence ATGGATAAAAATTTTCCGCAAAAATTTAATTCTTTATCTGAATTACATAAGGTGTTTGGGCTGCAAAAGCCCTTACATCCTTTGGTAAGTTTTATCAATATCAAAGACATCACATTGAGTCAAGATGAACTGGCTCCAACCATAATTCTCAATTTCTATAAAATTGCATTTAAAACAGATTTGTGTAGCCAGGCAAGATATGGACAGAATTATTATGATTTTGGAGAAGGTGGATTGGTATTCACGGCTCCTAATCAAATCTTTGAAAGCCCTAATAATAAAGCTAATTCCGGTTATATTCTTTTTTTCCATCCTGATTTTATTTTGGCTAATCCTTTGGCTAAAAAAATTAAAAAATATGGTTTCTTTTCGTATGCTGCCAATGAAGCTTTACATCTTTCCGAAAAAGAAAAGGAAACCATATTATCGGTTTTTACCATCATAGAGGAAGAATTGAATAACAGAATAGATGACTTTAGTCAGGATGTGATGATTGCACAAATAGAACTCTTATTGAGCTATAGCAACCGCTTTTACAAGCGACAATTTATTACCCGAAAAGCAGTCAATCATAATTTGCTGGAAAAATTTGAAGAGATACTAGACCATTATTTCAACACATCAACTTTATTGGAACAAGGAATTCCCACCGTGCATTTCCTTGCCGAAAAACTAAATCTTTCTCCCAGTTATCTGAGTGATTTAATGCGCTCTCTTACAGGGCAAAGCACGCAACAACACATTCATCATAAACTCAACGATCTCGCAAAGGAAAAGCTTTCGACAACCCAATTATCTATCAGCGAAATTGCATATGAACTAGGCTTTGAACACCCGCAATCTTTTAGTAAATTCTTCAAGAAAATGACAAAGAAGACTCCGCTTGAATTCAGGGAGTCATTTAATCAATACTTTTCTTGA
- a CDS encoding SDR family oxidoreductase, translating to MKVFVTGATGFVGSAVVKELQSAGHEVIGLARSEESAKKLEESGAEVYYGDLSQPETLIDAVKKADAVIHLGFIHDFNRFKEMCILDGQVIETIGSALEGTEKPFVITSGTGIIKKQGIITEDDRPEGDANPRTLTEFAADKVASKGVKVAVVRLPIVHDLGDKIGFLSLLIGIAKTKSFSAFIENGTNTWSAVHRQDAAKLFRLVAEKQFESGVRYHAVAEKGIEFKKIAETIGSQLNLPVQSVAADDAAEHFTWFTHFAQMNMLASSTATQQELGWSPTQIDLISDLQSEAYFPAE from the coding sequence ATGAAAGTATTTGTAACAGGAGCCACAGGCTTTGTAGGCTCAGCAGTAGTAAAAGAATTACAATCCGCCGGACATGAAGTAATCGGATTAGCCCGGTCGGAAGAATCAGCAAAAAAATTAGAGGAATCAGGTGCAGAAGTATATTACGGAGACCTCAGCCAACCGGAGACATTAATAGACGCTGTAAAAAAAGCTGATGCGGTAATTCACCTTGGCTTTATTCACGACTTCAACAGGTTTAAGGAAATGTGTATCCTGGATGGACAGGTTATCGAAACCATTGGTTCAGCTCTGGAAGGAACTGAAAAACCGTTCGTTATCACTTCAGGAACCGGAATTATTAAAAAACAGGGAATAATTACCGAAGATGACCGTCCAGAAGGAGATGCCAATCCACGGACTCTAACGGAATTCGCTGCTGACAAGGTAGCTTCTAAAGGAGTTAAAGTGGCTGTAGTACGTCTTCCTATAGTTCATGACCTGGGAGACAAAATAGGCTTCCTTTCGTTACTGATTGGTATTGCAAAGACCAAAAGCTTTTCAGCTTTTATTGAAAATGGAACCAACACCTGGTCCGCTGTACATCGTCAGGATGCTGCAAAGTTGTTCCGTTTAGTAGCAGAAAAGCAGTTTGAAAGCGGAGTTCGTTATCACGCTGTCGCTGAAAAGGGAATAGAATTTAAAAAGATTGCCGAAACAATAGGTTCCCAACTCAATCTGCCTGTACAATCAGTAGCTGCCGACGATGCTGCGGAACATTTCACCTGGTTTACCCATTTTGCTCAAATGAATATGCTGGCTTCCAGCACTGCTACACAGCAGGAATTAGGATGGTCTCCTACTCAAATTGATTTGATCTCAGATTTACAAAGCGAAGCCTATTTCCCTGCTGAATAA
- a CDS encoding alkaline phosphatase family protein has translation MNFSKNYVFILLSFLSCYTFGQKNSTQKKVVFIIVDGIAEDMLGKAETPNLDRIKNDGAFLKAYVGGEKDGYSETPTISAVGYNSLLTGTWVNKHNVFDNDIKAPNYSYPTIFRLFKDQFPDKKAAVFSTWEDNRTKLIGENLKATGNIKMDFAYDGLEKDTLKFPHDKQSGYIRKIDSLVAEKAAGYIAQNGPDVSWVYLEFTDDMGHRHGDGDILYKAISFEDRLIGKIYDSVKEREAKHGEDWLFVVTTDHGRSASNGKGHGGQSDRERNIWIAINKPTINSYAKNNRVAVTDILPTMTDFLDLKVPAAVQQEIDGVDLLKNRTAYHLQASLSPDKILEVTWKTTGPSKEMAEVYITDTNHFKDGGKDSYRLLGKANLGSGKFTSSLKTGHSDFYKIVLKTKDGFLNTWISQHTK, from the coding sequence ATGAACTTTTCTAAAAATTACGTATTTATTCTTCTTTCTTTTTTGAGCTGTTATACATTTGGCCAAAAGAATTCGACCCAGAAAAAAGTGGTGTTTATCATTGTAGATGGTATTGCCGAAGACATGCTGGGCAAAGCTGAAACTCCAAACCTGGACAGGATTAAAAATGATGGTGCTTTTCTGAAAGCTTATGTAGGTGGTGAAAAAGACGGATATAGTGAGACACCAACGATTTCTGCAGTAGGCTATAACAGTCTGCTTACTGGAACATGGGTGAACAAACATAATGTTTTCGATAATGATATCAAGGCTCCTAATTACAGTTATCCTACCATTTTCAGGCTTTTTAAGGACCAGTTTCCAGATAAGAAGGCTGCTGTCTTTTCCACATGGGAAGATAACCGGACCAAGCTGATCGGCGAAAATCTGAAAGCGACGGGAAACATAAAAATGGATTTTGCCTATGATGGCTTAGAAAAAGATACCCTGAAGTTCCCGCACGACAAGCAAAGCGGCTACATCCGTAAAATCGATAGCCTGGTAGCAGAAAAAGCAGCGGGCTATATTGCACAGAATGGACCCGATGTATCGTGGGTATATTTAGAGTTTACCGATGATATGGGACATCGCCATGGGGATGGAGATATTTTATATAAAGCGATTTCTTTTGAAGATCGATTGATCGGGAAAATATATGATTCCGTAAAAGAGCGTGAAGCAAAACATGGAGAAGACTGGCTGTTTGTAGTGACTACAGATCATGGAAGATCTGCAAGTAATGGGAAAGGACATGGTGGACAAAGTGACAGGGAGCGTAATATCTGGATCGCGATCAATAAGCCAACAATTAATAGTTATGCAAAAAATAACCGTGTAGCAGTTACAGATATACTCCCTACAATGACCGATTTCCTGGATCTTAAAGTACCCGCAGCGGTTCAACAGGAAATAGATGGGGTTGATTTACTTAAGAACAGAACGGCTTATCATCTGCAAGCCTCGTTATCACCTGATAAAATACTTGAAGTTACCTGGAAAACAACCGGTCCGTCTAAAGAAATGGCAGAAGTATATATTACAGATACCAATCATTTCAAAGACGGAGGGAAGGATTCCTACCGATTATTGGGAAAAGCCAATCTGGGAAGCGGAAAGTTTACTTCCAGTCTGAAAACAGGTCATTCCGATTTCTATAAGATCGTCCTGAAAACCAAAGACGGTTTTCTGAATACTTGGATCTCGCAACATACTAAATAA
- a CDS encoding ACT domain-containing protein, producing the protein MSGEKDLSILLQNMEPVWNAGEYVFCTIEKLDHVPDLDKLLFFFREKEAVTIVVEKKVADEWNLEYSYISSWITLNIHSSLEAVGLTAAFANALKQEGISCNVVAAYFHDHIFVGKEDAKKAMEALVRLSR; encoded by the coding sequence ATGTCGGGAGAAAAAGATTTATCAATATTGCTGCAAAACATGGAGCCTGTATGGAACGCTGGAGAATACGTCTTCTGTACCATTGAGAAGTTAGATCACGTTCCGGATTTGGATAAACTTTTGTTTTTCTTTCGTGAAAAGGAAGCTGTTACGATAGTTGTAGAAAAAAAGGTTGCTGATGAATGGAATCTGGAATACAGTTATATTTCTTCATGGATTACTTTAAATATCCATTCTTCTCTGGAAGCTGTGGGGCTTACTGCTGCTTTTGCCAATGCACTGAAACAGGAAGGTATTAGCTGTAATGTGGTGGCTGCTTACTTTCATGATCATATTTTTGTGGGGAAAGAAGATGCTAAAAAAGCAATGGAAGCTTTAGTGAGGCTAAGTAGGTAG
- a CDS encoding serine hydrolase domain-containing protein, which produces MIRPLNCSLLLFIAVFLLGTQTFAQKNKATLINEYLDKTHQSGLFNGNILIADHGKIIVKKAIGYADASKKNPLTTQYRFHIGSIAKEFDAVGIMMLHEQGKLNINDKVSKFFPNLHSWASEISIKNLLQYTSGLPDINWKTVHSDADHWKDLESLQKLDFEPGTSYAYNNNNTFLRRRIIEKVTKIPFNEFVLQNILKKAGITNGLVDPTDNDPLMARSFDNNFKQDGLEVPISGWTCLNLDDFYKWAQCIDNFCIINPTSTYEIIIPFSPDKQAGLGNGSMEADKVISHVHDGSAIHYQALVQTETKKGRTIIILSNQKQGNVYEIAEATEAILDGHKNENN; this is translated from the coding sequence ATGATCAGACCTCTTAACTGTAGTCTACTCCTTTTTATTGCTGTTTTTCTGCTGGGGACACAGACGTTTGCTCAGAAAAATAAAGCAACACTAATCAATGAATATTTAGATAAAACCCACCAGTCTGGCCTTTTCAATGGAAACATATTAATCGCTGATCACGGAAAAATAATTGTAAAAAAAGCAATCGGTTATGCAGATGCATCCAAAAAAAATCCACTGACAACACAGTATCGTTTTCATATAGGATCAATAGCAAAAGAATTTGATGCAGTCGGAATTATGATGCTTCATGAGCAAGGCAAATTAAACATCAACGATAAAGTATCTAAGTTTTTTCCGAACCTACATTCATGGGCCAGTGAGATCAGTATTAAAAATTTACTTCAATATACTAGCGGATTACCAGATATCAACTGGAAAACGGTGCATAGTGATGCAGATCATTGGAAAGATTTAGAATCTCTTCAAAAACTTGATTTTGAACCTGGAACGAGTTACGCTTACAATAATAACAACACTTTTTTACGCCGAAGAATCATTGAAAAAGTAACAAAAATACCTTTTAATGAATTTGTTTTACAAAACATTCTTAAAAAAGCAGGTATTACTAACGGATTGGTCGATCCAACTGATAATGATCCATTGATGGCAAGATCATTTGATAATAATTTTAAACAAGACGGATTAGAAGTTCCAATATCCGGCTGGACCTGCTTAAACCTGGATGATTTTTATAAATGGGCGCAATGTATAGATAACTTTTGTATCATCAATCCGACTTCAACGTATGAAATAATTATTCCTTTTAGTCCTGATAAGCAAGCCGGTCTGGGTAATGGAAGTATGGAAGCTGACAAAGTAATCAGTCATGTCCACGATGGCAGCGCCATACATTATCAGGCTCTCGTACAAACTGAAACCAAAAAAGGCAGAACAATCATCATTTTATCTAATCAGAAACAAGGAAATGTTTATGAAATCGCCGAAGCTACAGAAGCTATATTGGATGGCCACAAAAATGAGAACAATTAA
- a CDS encoding winged helix-turn-helix transcriptional regulator, giving the protein MKKDKIEVALECKNHIRGVRDTMYLLDGKWKTLIISHLYYIGKMRFMDLKRQVEGIASKTLSKELKDLEMNNLIKRTQNNTMPVSVDYELTCFGESLHTIIDTMGEWGIRYRKDLLQTADGQET; this is encoded by the coding sequence ATGAAAAAAGATAAAATTGAAGTCGCTTTAGAATGCAAAAACCACATCCGTGGGGTAAGGGATACAATGTATTTGTTAGATGGAAAATGGAAAACCTTAATTATAAGCCATTTGTACTATATTGGGAAAATGCGTTTTATGGATTTAAAAAGACAGGTAGAGGGGATTGCTTCAAAAACACTTTCGAAAGAATTGAAGGATCTCGAGATGAATAACCTGATCAAAAGAACCCAGAACAACACCATGCCGGTTTCCGTAGATTATGAATTGACCTGTTTTGGAGAAAGCCTGCATACGATAATTGATACCATGGGTGAGTGGGGTATAAGGTATAGGAAGGATTTGTTGCAGACAGCAGATGGACAAGAAACATAA
- a CDS encoding aldo/keto reductase has protein sequence MKSRKLRDMVVSEIGYGSMGLSQGYGSVPDRKESIELIRSIYDLGCNFFDTAEAYAMGDNESLLGEALTGIRNKVTIASKFWIQESTEDYSIEKLMGTIKNKIENSLKRLKTDHIELYYQHRVNKDIPVEDIAYCMGELIKEGKILGWGQSQATEQEIRRAHAITPITAIQSEYSIMARQFEKDVIPTCGELGIGFVAFSPLANGFLSGQISAEIQFKGIDARRVITRFENNNIIANQPLLEVLHRFARLKEATPAQISLAWMLHKNNFIVPIPGSRNLKRVQENMGSAELVLNENEFNQIETALSSIQIHGNRADEDLAKLRTLKD, from the coding sequence ATGAAATCAAGAAAATTAAGAGATATGGTAGTATCCGAAATAGGATATGGTAGTATGGGACTTAGCCAAGGGTATGGATCTGTACCAGATCGAAAAGAGTCTATTGAATTAATTCGCAGCATCTATGATCTTGGCTGTAACTTTTTTGATACTGCCGAAGCCTACGCAATGGGAGACAATGAAAGCTTGCTGGGCGAAGCTCTAACCGGCATCCGAAATAAAGTCACCATTGCGTCCAAGTTCTGGATTCAAGAAAGTACGGAAGATTATTCAATCGAAAAATTAATGGGTACCATTAAAAATAAAATAGAAAACTCATTAAAAAGGCTGAAAACAGACCATATCGAATTATACTATCAGCATCGTGTGAATAAAGATATTCCCGTTGAAGATATTGCGTATTGCATGGGTGAGCTGATTAAAGAAGGAAAAATACTAGGTTGGGGACAATCACAGGCAACAGAACAGGAAATCAGAAGAGCTCATGCGATTACACCAATCACTGCAATCCAAAGTGAATATTCTATCATGGCCCGGCAGTTCGAAAAAGACGTCATTCCAACTTGCGGGGAACTTGGAATTGGATTTGTGGCTTTTTCTCCTTTAGCTAATGGTTTCCTATCCGGCCAGATAAGTGCTGAAATACAGTTTAAAGGAATAGATGCCAGAAGGGTTATCACCCGTTTCGAGAATAATAATATTATTGCCAACCAGCCTTTACTGGAAGTACTGCATCGGTTTGCCAGATTAAAAGAAGCAACTCCCGCACAAATCTCTCTGGCCTGGATGCTGCATAAAAACAATTTTATAGTCCCTATTCCCGGTTCAAGAAACCTGAAAAGGGTTCAGGAGAATATGGGCTCAGCGGAACTTGTACTCAATGAGAATGAATTTAACCAAATAGAAACAGCATTGTCTTCCATTCAAATTCATGGTAATAGAGCGGATGAAGATCTTGCCAAACTCCGGACATTAAAAGATTAA
- a CDS encoding SusC/RagA family TonB-linked outer membrane protein produces the protein MKLHLLIGLGLITGLEAYGQNVQKTGGPDSLKTHEKNIDEVVITALGIKKEKKTIGYAVQEVKGEIFEKVKEPNFINSLSGRVAGLNIKNSTDLFQDPGISLRGAKPLIVIDGVPDRTADLWRINADDIDNISVLKGPTASALYGSVGKDGAIMITTKKGKKGRMSISFNNSTMFQTSFIRIPKVQTVYGAGNNGKYAYINGEGSGSEGGGWIWGPKLDQRDPSTPSGYFETPQYNSPVDPATGKLVPLPWISRGKNNIKNFFDTGIIQSNNISVDWGSEKATFRLSLSNIYQKGIVPNTDLKTTSISLAGSVHPIEGLTINSTLTYNKEYTSNFPEVGYGPTNYLYNLVLWTGADVDIRDLRNYWVAGKEGYQQRHYNVSYYNNPYFQAYEYLRPYYKDNVLGNVNLEYQIVPKLSAKARVGANIYSLNREFREPKSYIGYGNKSLGNYTQVNGNYFDITSELGLKYQNRYSDNFSLSGEAYVSNYYRELKNSEIRTDGLIVPGWYNLFNSVGPLFAPTDGNRNKKEYEQINSVYGYVDMEFYKAFFLNVTARHDKVSTLPKGNNGYFYPSVSGSVLLNQLFTLPDWVSFAKVRGSLARVSSGKLTNDTYGYISAFRRSNTSWNGVPSFYFEDILIDANIKPETTDSWEVGTNIALLKNRINLDVTYFQTRDYNNLTYVPLSEGVGYKYYLTNGNVYQRRGVEFTLNADVIKKSDFKWSAQLNLSQYRKYLKEAYGGADYTTLFNPANGRNNFIRVGERADKLTTMPYETSPDGQLVLRNGYPVNSTAPFESNMGYSDPDWTYGFSNNFNYKNFSLSLLFDGRIGGSMYSTTNQKMWWGGIAPGTVNQYRDDANAGSNTYIAPGVRVVSGAITYDQNGNVKSDTRVFVQNDVAVNYNAFMQSTSNAFESNYHYYKQTFIKLREVTVTYNFGKDFTKKLDLSSASISLIARNLWLASKIKNVDPDSGMDQLQTPATSSFGVNLNVKF, from the coding sequence ATGAAATTACACCTTTTAATTGGGCTGGGGTTAATCACCGGCCTGGAAGCCTATGGCCAAAACGTACAGAAAACAGGCGGCCCCGACAGCTTGAAAACCCATGAAAAAAACATCGATGAGGTTGTTATTACAGCCTTGGGAATCAAAAAAGAGAAAAAAACGATAGGATATGCCGTTCAGGAAGTAAAGGGAGAAATTTTCGAAAAGGTAAAAGAACCTAATTTTATCAACTCCCTTTCCGGACGTGTAGCCGGATTGAATATCAAGAACAGCACAGATCTTTTTCAGGATCCGGGAATCAGTCTGAGAGGGGCTAAGCCTCTTATTGTAATCGATGGGGTTCCGGACAGGACTGCTGATTTATGGAGAATTAATGCCGATGATATCGATAATATCAGCGTACTGAAAGGTCCTACGGCTTCTGCATTGTATGGATCTGTGGGAAAAGATGGAGCCATTATGATTACCACCAAAAAAGGGAAAAAGGGAAGAATGAGTATTTCCTTTAACAATTCTACGATGTTTCAGACCTCTTTTATTCGTATTCCTAAAGTTCAGACGGTTTACGGAGCGGGTAATAACGGAAAATATGCGTATATCAATGGTGAAGGCTCCGGAAGTGAAGGAGGCGGATGGATCTGGGGCCCAAAACTCGATCAGAGAGATCCTTCCACGCCCAGCGGATATTTTGAAACTCCCCAATACAACAGCCCGGTTGATCCGGCAACCGGAAAGCTGGTTCCGTTACCATGGATCTCCCGTGGAAAGAATAATATTAAAAACTTCTTCGATACCGGAATTATTCAGTCTAATAATATCAGTGTGGATTGGGGCAGCGAGAAAGCAACTTTCAGACTTTCTCTTTCCAATATTTACCAGAAAGGAATTGTTCCGAACACGGATCTGAAAACAACCTCAATCAGCTTGGCAGGTTCTGTACATCCTATTGAAGGCCTTACGATCAATTCAACATTAACCTACAATAAAGAATATACTTCCAACTTCCCGGAAGTAGGCTACGGACCAACCAATTACCTGTATAACCTGGTTTTATGGACCGGGGCTGATGTGGATATCCGAGACCTGAGAAATTACTGGGTAGCCGGAAAAGAAGGATATCAGCAAAGGCATTACAATGTGTCTTATTACAATAACCCGTATTTTCAGGCTTATGAATACCTGAGACCTTATTATAAAGATAATGTTCTGGGAAATGTCAACCTGGAGTACCAGATCGTTCCTAAATTATCTGCCAAAGCCCGTGTAGGTGCAAATATTTACAGTCTGAACCGTGAGTTCAGGGAGCCTAAAAGTTATATCGGATATGGTAACAAGTCATTAGGAAATTATACTCAGGTAAATGGAAATTATTTTGATATCACTTCGGAGTTAGGGCTTAAATATCAAAACCGGTATTCTGATAACTTTTCATTAAGCGGAGAGGCTTATGTATCCAATTATTACAGGGAACTTAAGAACAGTGAGATTCGTACAGATGGCTTGATCGTCCCGGGATGGTACAACCTTTTCAATAGTGTGGGGCCTTTATTTGCACCGACAGATGGTAACAGAAACAAAAAGGAATACGAACAAATTAACAGTGTCTATGGCTATGTGGATATGGAGTTCTATAAAGCGTTTTTCTTGAACGTGACAGCACGCCATGATAAAGTTTCAACACTTCCTAAAGGAAATAACGGCTATTTCTATCCATCGGTTTCCGGGTCGGTTTTGCTGAATCAGTTATTTACCCTTCCGGATTGGGTCAGTTTTGCTAAGGTGAGAGGATCCTTAGCCCGGGTTTCCAGTGGTAAGCTGACCAATGATACCTATGGTTATATTTCAGCTTTCAGAAGAAGTAACACCAGTTGGAATGGAGTACCTTCATTTTATTTTGAGGATATTCTGATCGATGCAAATATTAAACCTGAAACCACAGATTCGTGGGAAGTAGGAACTAATATTGCTTTATTGAAGAACCGGATTAATTTGGATGTGACGTATTTCCAAACCAGAGATTATAACAACTTAACGTACGTTCCTTTGTCAGAAGGAGTGGGGTATAAATATTATCTGACGAATGGGAATGTGTATCAGAGAAGAGGAGTAGAATTTACCCTGAACGCAGACGTTATCAAAAAATCAGATTTTAAATGGAGCGCTCAGCTTAATTTGAGCCAGTACCGTAAATATCTGAAAGAGGCTTACGGAGGTGCGGATTATACAACACTTTTTAACCCGGCAAACGGTAGAAATAACTTTATCAGAGTTGGAGAAAGAGCGGATAAGCTTACCACGATGCCTTATGAGACCTCACCTGACGGACAGCTGGTGCTGAGAAATGGATATCCGGTGAATTCTACAGCGCCATTCGAAAGTAATATGGGATATTCTGATCCTGACTGGACATATGGGTTCTCTAATAATTTTAATTATAAAAATTTCTCACTGTCTTTATTGTTTGATGGCAGAATCGGAGGATCTATGTATTCTACAACCAATCAGAAAATGTGGTGGGGTGGTATAGCTCCGGGAACGGTGAACCAATACAGGGATGATGCCAATGCCGGAAGTAATACTTATATCGCACCGGGAGTTAGGGTAGTAAGCGGTGCAATTACCTATGATCAAAATGGTAATGTAAAATCAGATACACGGGTTTTTGTTCAGAACGATGTTGCCGTAAACTATAATGCTTTTATGCAGAGTACGAGTAATGCTTTTGAAAGCAATTACCATTACTATAAACAAACCTTTATCAAGCTGAGAGAGGTAACGGTTACCTATAATTTTGGAAAAGACTTTACCAAAAAACTGGATCTGTCTTCAGCAAGTATTTCCCTGATTGCAAGAAATCTCTGGCTGGCTTCAAAGATTAAGAATGTAGACCCTGATTCCGGTATGGATCAGCTTCAGACTCCGGCGACAAGTAGCTTCGGGGTGAATCTCAACGTGAAATTTTAA
- a CDS encoding helix-turn-helix domain-containing protein: MASKELIRIKTISEYHALRGLPKPKHPLISVIDFADMQKQSQKGSETLIFDFYSLSVKRNMSHKYKYGQKDYDFDEGILFFIAPNQVLRIETEENTQPPTGWMLIIHPDFLWNKTLAKTITQYEFFDYSLHEALFLSGDEEQILQQLIENIRQEYNTNTDKFSSDIMVSLLEALFNYSNRFYQRQFITRDKAHHEILERLEIVLNKYFNSEMMISNGIPTVQYISDQLNISPGYLRTLLHNLTGQNTQQFIHQKLTEKAKEKLSTTSHSVSEIAYELGFEHPQSFSKFFKKMTNTTPLAFREMFN; encoded by the coding sequence ATGGCCTCAAAAGAACTCATCAGAATTAAAACGATCTCCGAGTACCATGCTCTGCGTGGCCTGCCCAAGCCTAAGCATCCGCTGATCAGTGTTATTGATTTTGCTGACATGCAAAAACAATCTCAAAAAGGAAGTGAAACCCTGATATTCGATTTTTATTCGCTTTCTGTGAAAAGAAATATGAGCCATAAATACAAATATGGCCAAAAGGATTATGACTTTGATGAGGGTATTCTTTTTTTCATAGCCCCTAATCAGGTTCTGCGTATTGAAACCGAAGAAAACACACAGCCTCCGACAGGCTGGATGCTTATTATTCATCCTGATTTTCTATGGAATAAAACCTTGGCCAAAACCATCACCCAATATGAGTTTTTTGACTATTCCCTGCATGAAGCCTTATTCCTTTCAGGAGATGAAGAACAAATCCTTCAGCAGTTAATTGAAAACATTCGTCAGGAATACAATACCAATACGGATAAATTCAGCAGTGATATTATGGTTTCTTTATTGGAAGCTCTTTTCAACTATTCCAACCGTTTTTATCAACGTCAATTCATCACCCGGGACAAAGCCCACCACGAAATCCTCGAACGTCTTGAAATAGTTTTGAACAAGTATTTTAACAGTGAAATGATGATTAGCAATGGAATTCCTACAGTTCAGTACATTTCAGATCAGCTCAACATTTCTCCGGGATATCTCAGAACACTTCTCCACAACCTTACCGGACAGAACACCCAACAATTTATTCACCAGAAATTAACCGAAAAAGCTAAAGAAAAATTAAGTACAACCAGCCATAGCGTTAGTGAAATAGCTTATGAACTAGGGTTTGAACATCCACAGTCTTTCAGCAAATTTTTTAAAAAAATGACCAATACGACTCCGCTTGCGTTTAGGGAAATGTTTAACTAA
- a CDS encoding VOC family protein, with translation MKLISLRIITKDIQKSVSFYESVMRLTAQWYTEDFAELSTGSITLAIGSTRTMKLFSETLTELGGSKTNIIEFLVTNVDEEYERIKSLTNDIVQAPTTMPWGNRSLLFCDPDGNLINFFTPVTPEAIKKFS, from the coding sequence ATGAAACTAATTTCATTAAGAATTATCACCAAAGACATTCAAAAATCAGTCTCATTTTACGAAAGCGTTATGAGATTAACAGCGCAATGGTATACAGAAGATTTTGCAGAACTTTCTACCGGCTCTATAACATTGGCCATCGGAAGTACCCGAACCATGAAACTTTTTAGTGAAACCCTGACAGAGTTAGGCGGCAGTAAAACAAATATTATAGAATTTCTTGTGACCAACGTCGATGAGGAGTACGAAAGGATTAAAAGCCTGACAAACGATATTGTTCAGGCACCCACCACCATGCCCTGGGGCAACCGCTCTCTCCTGTTTTGTGATCCGGACGGGAATCTCATTAACTTTTTCACGCCTGTAACTCCGGAAGCAATAAAGAAATTTAGTTAA